One Danio aesculapii chromosome 22, fDanAes4.1, whole genome shotgun sequence genomic window carries:
- the pak2b gene encoding serine/threonine-protein kinase PAK 2b isoform X2: MSSTIFSGAKDHALAANHSSKPLPSVPEERKRNKIYSIFSGAEKGGRRKDRDKERPEISPPSDFEHTIHVGFDAVTGEFTGMPEQWARLLQTSNITKSEQKKNPQAVLDVLKFYDSTGNGRQKYLSFSSEKDSFPSGEQSPAKKTPEPTSPVKAVNDEDNDEDEDDDDDDEETPPPVVAPRPEHTKSVYTRPSVIDPLPPPVTSPESDAASKATDRQRPKKGKMTDEEIMDKLRTIVSIGDPKKKYTRYEKIGQGASGTVFTAIDVATGQEVAIKQINLQKQPKKELIINEILVMKELKNPNIVNFLDSFLVGEELFVVMEYLAGGSLTDVVTETCMDEAQIAAVCRECLQALEFLHANQVIHRDIKSDNVLLGMDGSVKLTDFGFCAQITPEQSKRSTMVGTPYWMAPEVVTRKAYGPKVDIWSLGIMAIEMVEGEPPYLNENPLRALYLIATNGTPELQSPEKLSPIFRDFLGRCLEMDVEKRGGSKELLQHPFLKLAKPLSSLTPLILAAKDAMKNNR; encoded by the exons ATGAGCAGCACCATCTTCAGCGGCGCCAAAGACCACGCCCTCGCCGCCAATCACAGCTCCAAGCCCCTCCCCTCGGTGCCAGAGGAGCGCAAGCGCAACAAGATCTACTCCATCTTCTCCGGCGCAGAGAAAG gtggaCGCAGGAAGGATCGTGATAAAGAGCGTCCTGAAATCTCTCCGCCGTCAGACTTCGAGCACACCATTCATGTGGGATTTGACGCCGTTACTGGAGAGTTCACT GGAATGCCGGAGCAGTGGGCTCGATTACTGCAGACCTCCAACATCACCAAGTCCGAGCAGAAGAAAAACCCGCAGGCCGTTCTCGACGTGCTCAAGTTCTACGACTCCACAGGCAACGGCAGACAGAAGTACCTCAGTTTCTCCTCAG AGAAGGACAGCTTTCCCTCCGGTGAACAATCG CCTGCGAAGAAAACGCCAGAGCCGACGTCTCCAGTCAAAGCAGTAAATGATGAagataatgatgaagatgaagacgatgatgatgatgatgaagaaacgCCGCCGCCTGTCGTCGCACCCCGGCCTGAACACACTAAGAGC GTATACACTCGACCGTCGGTCATCGACCCGCTCCCACCGCCGGTGACGTCTCCAGAAAGTGACGCGGCATCGAAGGCCACCGACCGACAGAGACCCAAAAAGGGCAAGATGACAGACGAGGAGATCATGGACAAGCTCA GAACCATAGTCAGCATTGGAGACCCAAAAAAGAAATACACACGATACGAGAAGATCGGACAAGG AGCGTCAGGAACCGTGTTCACCGCAATCGACGTCGCCACTGGACAGGAG GTGGCCATCAAACAGATCAACCTGCAGAAACAACCCAAGAAAGAGCTGATCATCAACGAGATCCTCGTCATGAAGGAGCTGAAGAATCCAAACATCGTCAACTTCTTAGACAG TTTTCTTGTAGGTGAAGAGCTGTTCGTGGTGATGGAGTATTTGGCCGGCGGGTCGCTCACTGATGTCGTAACTGAGACCTGCATGGATGAAGCTCAGATCGCCGCTGTGTGCCGAGAG TGTTTGCAGGCGCTGGAGTTTCTGCACGCTAATCAGGTCATTCATCGAGACATCAAGAGTGACAATGTGCTTCTGGGAATGGACGGTTCAGTCAAACTCA CGGACTTTGGTTTCTGTGCCCAGATCACTCCCGAACAGAGTAAGAGGAGCACGATGGTGGGTACGCCATACTGGATGGCTCCAGAAGTGGTGACGCGCAAAGCCTACGGACCCAAAGTGGACATCTGGTCATTGGGCATCATGGCTATCGAGATGGTGGAGGGAGAGCCGCCGTATCTCAACGAGAATCCACTGAGG GCGCTGTACCTAATTGCAACTAATGGGACTCCGGAGTTGCAGAGTCCTGAAAAGTTGTCGCCAATCTTCCGAGACTTCCTAGGTCGCTGTCTGGAAATGGATGTCGAGAAGAGAGGTGGAAGCAAAGAGCTTTTGCAG
- the pak2b gene encoding serine/threonine-protein kinase PAK 2b isoform X1, which produces MCDNGDVEDKPPAPPVRMSSTIFSGAKDHALAANHSSKPLPSVPEERKRNKIYSIFSGAEKGGRRKDRDKERPEISPPSDFEHTIHVGFDAVTGEFTGMPEQWARLLQTSNITKSEQKKNPQAVLDVLKFYDSTGNGRQKYLSFSSEKDSFPSGEQSPAKKTPEPTSPVKAVNDEDNDEDEDDDDDDEETPPPVVAPRPEHTKSVYTRPSVIDPLPPPVTSPESDAASKATDRQRPKKGKMTDEEIMDKLRTIVSIGDPKKKYTRYEKIGQGASGTVFTAIDVATGQEVAIKQINLQKQPKKELIINEILVMKELKNPNIVNFLDSFLVGEELFVVMEYLAGGSLTDVVTETCMDEAQIAAVCRECLQALEFLHANQVIHRDIKSDNVLLGMDGSVKLTDFGFCAQITPEQSKRSTMVGTPYWMAPEVVTRKAYGPKVDIWSLGIMAIEMVEGEPPYLNENPLRALYLIATNGTPELQSPEKLSPIFRDFLGRCLEMDVEKRGGSKELLQHPFLKLAKPLSSLTPLILAAKDAMKNNR; this is translated from the exons ATGTGCGATAATGGCGATGTGGAGGACAAGCCGCCCGCTCCGCCCGTCAGGATGAGCAGCACCATCTTCAGCGGCGCCAAAGACCACGCCCTCGCCGCCAATCACAGCTCCAAGCCCCTCCCCTCGGTGCCAGAGGAGCGCAAGCGCAACAAGATCTACTCCATCTTCTCCGGCGCAGAGAAAG gtggaCGCAGGAAGGATCGTGATAAAGAGCGTCCTGAAATCTCTCCGCCGTCAGACTTCGAGCACACCATTCATGTGGGATTTGACGCCGTTACTGGAGAGTTCACT GGAATGCCGGAGCAGTGGGCTCGATTACTGCAGACCTCCAACATCACCAAGTCCGAGCAGAAGAAAAACCCGCAGGCCGTTCTCGACGTGCTCAAGTTCTACGACTCCACAGGCAACGGCAGACAGAAGTACCTCAGTTTCTCCTCAG AGAAGGACAGCTTTCCCTCCGGTGAACAATCG CCTGCGAAGAAAACGCCAGAGCCGACGTCTCCAGTCAAAGCAGTAAATGATGAagataatgatgaagatgaagacgatgatgatgatgatgaagaaacgCCGCCGCCTGTCGTCGCACCCCGGCCTGAACACACTAAGAGC GTATACACTCGACCGTCGGTCATCGACCCGCTCCCACCGCCGGTGACGTCTCCAGAAAGTGACGCGGCATCGAAGGCCACCGACCGACAGAGACCCAAAAAGGGCAAGATGACAGACGAGGAGATCATGGACAAGCTCA GAACCATAGTCAGCATTGGAGACCCAAAAAAGAAATACACACGATACGAGAAGATCGGACAAGG AGCGTCAGGAACCGTGTTCACCGCAATCGACGTCGCCACTGGACAGGAG GTGGCCATCAAACAGATCAACCTGCAGAAACAACCCAAGAAAGAGCTGATCATCAACGAGATCCTCGTCATGAAGGAGCTGAAGAATCCAAACATCGTCAACTTCTTAGACAG TTTTCTTGTAGGTGAAGAGCTGTTCGTGGTGATGGAGTATTTGGCCGGCGGGTCGCTCACTGATGTCGTAACTGAGACCTGCATGGATGAAGCTCAGATCGCCGCTGTGTGCCGAGAG TGTTTGCAGGCGCTGGAGTTTCTGCACGCTAATCAGGTCATTCATCGAGACATCAAGAGTGACAATGTGCTTCTGGGAATGGACGGTTCAGTCAAACTCA CGGACTTTGGTTTCTGTGCCCAGATCACTCCCGAACAGAGTAAGAGGAGCACGATGGTGGGTACGCCATACTGGATGGCTCCAGAAGTGGTGACGCGCAAAGCCTACGGACCCAAAGTGGACATCTGGTCATTGGGCATCATGGCTATCGAGATGGTGGAGGGAGAGCCGCCGTATCTCAACGAGAATCCACTGAGG GCGCTGTACCTAATTGCAACTAATGGGACTCCGGAGTTGCAGAGTCCTGAAAAGTTGTCGCCAATCTTCCGAGACTTCCTAGGTCGCTGTCTGGAAATGGATGTCGAGAAGAGAGGTGGAAGCAAAGAGCTTTTGCAG